One genomic window of Polyangium aurulentum includes the following:
- a CDS encoding shikimate dehydrogenase family protein: MASARVFALFGHPVTHSLSPVIHATAYAALGLPHSYTAIDVPTGGALVEAVDALRSGVLGGANVTLPHKRAVLAMCDELDPSAAELGAANVLRLDRDGRIIAHNTDESALAADIEALWTDAPRLRAVVIGAGGAGLSAVAACRRLGFKVIGVTNRSWTGTDVIMASPEAARVRAMGALALPWPSAETASDLKSSQVLRTQWPVLAEGASLVVQATSAGMLGADPGESVAEVVPWDLLGEGTLAYDVVYTPRMTPFLRAAVGRGLRAEGGLGMLVRQAAEAIVLWTGQTPPIDVMRRAAESALDRGGHSV; the protein is encoded by the coding sequence ATGGCTAGCGCGCGGGTCTTCGCCCTCTTCGGGCACCCGGTGACCCACTCGCTCTCGCCCGTGATCCACGCGACCGCCTACGCGGCGCTCGGGCTGCCGCACTCGTACACGGCGATCGACGTGCCCACGGGCGGCGCGCTGGTCGAGGCGGTCGACGCGCTGCGCAGCGGCGTGCTCGGGGGCGCGAACGTGACCTTGCCGCACAAGCGCGCCGTCCTCGCGATGTGCGACGAGCTCGATCCGAGCGCGGCCGAGCTGGGCGCCGCCAACGTGCTTCGCCTCGACCGAGACGGCCGGATCATCGCCCACAACACCGACGAGAGCGCGCTCGCGGCCGACATCGAGGCGCTGTGGACCGACGCGCCGCGTCTGCGCGCCGTGGTCATCGGCGCCGGCGGGGCCGGGCTGTCCGCGGTGGCTGCGTGCCGAAGGTTGGGGTTCAAAGTGATCGGCGTGACCAACCGCTCCTGGACGGGCACGGACGTGATCATGGCCTCGCCCGAGGCCGCGCGGGTGCGGGCGATGGGCGCGCTCGCGCTGCCCTGGCCGAGCGCGGAGACGGCCTCGGATCTGAAGTCGTCGCAGGTCTTGCGGACCCAGTGGCCGGTGCTGGCCGAGGGGGCGTCGCTCGTCGTCCAGGCCACGAGCGCCGGGATGCTCGGGGCCGACCCGGGCGAATCCGTGGCCGAGGTGGTGCCGTGGGATTTGCTCGGGGAGGGGACGCTGGCCTACGACGTCGTGTATACCCCGAGAATGACGCCCTTTCTCCGCGCCGCCGTGGGCCGGGGTCTCCGGGCCGAGGGGGGCCTCGGCATGCTGGTTCGACAAGCCGCCGAAGCGATCGTCCTGTGGACGGGGCAAACGCCTCCGATCGACGTCATGCGCAGGGCAGCCGAGAGCGCGCTCGATCGGGGAGGGCACAGCGTATGA